One window from the genome of Oceanisphaera sp. IT1-181 encodes:
- the pbpG gene encoding D-alanyl-D-alanine endopeptidase, with the protein MTTCLLAGSAYTGHSYAATTPLKSSTVQQDLAAGSALLVDLKTNEILYANNENFVAPIASVTKLMTAMVAIDAQQSLDEKLPIVISDTTEMQGVFSRVRLSSELSRHDLLLITLMASENRAAASLAHHYRGGHAAFIQAMNDKAHALGMQHSAFVEPTGLSEKNVSSAHDLVLLIKAANSYPLIRMFSTMDEKIVAFTNPNYTLGFRNTNGLVRKDNWNIALSKTGFTNSAGHCLVMSTEMNQRPVAFVVLDAFGKYTHMADANRLKRWLETGIVTPVPAAALNYKKAKQQERQNQAFVANGR; encoded by the coding sequence TTGACTACTTGTCTATTGGCTGGCTCCGCTTATACAGGCCACAGTTATGCTGCAACGACACCACTGAAAAGCAGTACCGTCCAACAAGATCTTGCCGCAGGTAGCGCATTACTGGTGGATTTAAAAACCAATGAAATTCTCTACGCTAACAACGAAAACTTTGTGGCCCCCATTGCCTCTGTGACTAAATTAATGACGGCTATGGTTGCCATTGATGCGCAGCAGTCGCTCGATGAAAAACTGCCAATTGTCATTAGTGATACCACAGAGATGCAGGGGGTATTTTCTCGGGTGCGCCTTAGCAGCGAGCTGAGTCGCCATGATTTATTGCTGATCACCTTAATGGCGTCAGAAAACCGCGCTGCGGCTAGTTTAGCGCACCATTACCGTGGCGGGCATGCGGCATTTATTCAAGCCATGAATGACAAGGCGCACGCTCTGGGAATGCAGCATAGCGCCTTTGTTGAACCGACGGGTTTATCGGAAAAAAATGTGTCCAGTGCCCATGATTTAGTGTTGCTGATCAAAGCGGCAAATAGCTACCCACTGATCCGCATGTTCAGCACTATGGATGAGAAAATCGTCGCCTTTACTAACCCTAATTACACTCTGGGTTTTCGTAATACTAATGGCTTGGTCCGCAAGGACAATTGGAATATTGCGCTGAGTAAAACCGGTTTCACTAACAGTGCAGGGCATTGCTTAGTGATGAGCACCGAAATGAATCAGCGCCCTGTCGCGTTTGTGGTGCTGGATGCGTTTGGCAAATACACTCATATGGCCGATGCTAATCGTCTAAAAAGATGGTTAGAAACCGGCATAGTAACGCCAGTACCGGCTGCGGCGCTCAACTACAAGAAAGCCAAGCAGCAGGAACGCCAAAATCAGGCTTTTGTGGCAAATGGCAGATAA
- a CDS encoding IclR family transcriptional regulator — translation MTNTKAGRHRLEGGTPTQRLLALLEVISEKDQFVTLQGLVEETGIPKPTLHRMLQQLESSGMLQREADGRHYSRGARLRRLAENLLLNDTVGGARHAILASLGEEIGESCNITALSGGEVLYLDRVETPAPLRFYLQPGSRVPVHCSASGKLFLAQMAPAQRKRLLADMPLKKFTHNTLTDFNALELEIETVKQQGYAFDDEEFLPGLLCIAVLASNPNGVSNIGVAMQAPIMRVTREQALAFLPALQRAADAIATICQDGASTSS, via the coding sequence ATGACCAACACTAAAGCTGGTAGACACCGTTTAGAAGGCGGAACTCCCACCCAGCGCCTGCTCGCGCTGTTAGAGGTAATTTCCGAGAAAGATCAATTTGTTACGCTGCAAGGACTGGTAGAAGAAACCGGTATCCCTAAGCCGACGCTGCACCGCATGCTGCAGCAGCTAGAAAGCTCTGGCATGTTGCAGCGAGAAGCTGACGGGCGGCACTACAGCCGCGGCGCGCGCTTACGCCGATTGGCAGAAAACCTGCTGTTAAACGACACCGTAGGTGGGGCGCGGCACGCCATACTGGCCTCGCTAGGGGAAGAAATAGGAGAAAGCTGCAACATTACCGCGCTATCCGGCGGCGAAGTGCTGTATCTGGATCGGGTAGAAACGCCGGCGCCCCTGCGTTTTTATTTGCAACCCGGCTCACGAGTGCCCGTGCACTGCTCTGCCAGTGGCAAGCTGTTCTTAGCACAAATGGCTCCAGCGCAACGGAAGCGCTTGCTCGCCGATATGCCGCTAAAGAAATTTACCCACAACACGCTCACTGATTTTAATGCGCTTGAGCTGGAAATTGAGACGGTAAAGCAACAAGGTTATGCGTTTGACGACGAAGAGTTTTTGCCTGGATTACTATGCATTGCGGTACTGGCTTCTAACCCTAACGGCGTATCCAATATCGGTGTGGCCATGCAAGCTCCCATCATGCGAGTGACACGCGAGCAAGCCCTTGCCTTTTTGCCCGCGTTGCAACGGGCTGCGGATGCCATTGCGACCATCTGCCAAGACGGCGCATCCACTAGTAGTTAG
- the xsc gene encoding sulfoacetaldehyde acetyltransferase, whose product MSTNNTEIRQKTDTRQVVEGMQKMTPSEAFVETLVANGVTDMFGIMGSAFMDAMDIFAPAGIRLIPVVHEQGAAHMADGYARVSGRHGVLIGQNGPGVSNSVTGIAAAFWAHSPVVIITPETGTTGIGLGGFQECNQLPMFQEFVKYQGHVTHPSRMAEYTGRCFDRAMSEIGPTQLNIPRDYFYGEIEAEIPKPARLDRGPGGAKSLDEAAELLANAKFPVIISGGGVVMADGMEECKALAERLGAPVVNSYQHNDSFPASHPLWAGPLGYQGSKAGMKLMAKADVVLALGTRLGPFGTLPQHGMDYWPKDAKIIQIDADNKMLGLVKKIAVGICGDAKDAAVALTERLNERELVCDATRTERADLIASEKAAWEKELDEWTHETDAFSLDAIEEAKGETPFSGGTYLHPRQVLRELEKAMPENVMVSTDIGNINAVAHSYLRFETPRSFFAPMSFGNCGYAFPTIMGAKVAAPERPAIAYTGDGAWGMSLMETMTAVRHDIPVTVVVFHNRQWGAEKKNQVEFYNRRFVAGELDNQSFAEIARAMGAEGITVDRLEDVGPALKKAVSMQMNEGKTTVIEVMCTRELGDPFRRDALKKPVRLLEKYQDYV is encoded by the coding sequence ATGAGCACTAACAACACAGAAATCCGTCAGAAAACAGATACCCGCCAAGTAGTGGAGGGCATGCAGAAGATGACACCTTCTGAAGCGTTTGTAGAAACGCTGGTGGCCAATGGCGTGACCGATATGTTCGGTATCATGGGCTCGGCCTTTATGGATGCAATGGATATTTTCGCTCCAGCCGGCATCCGTTTGATTCCGGTAGTACACGAGCAAGGTGCGGCACACATGGCCGACGGTTATGCCCGTGTATCTGGTCGCCATGGTGTCCTTATTGGTCAGAATGGCCCTGGTGTCTCTAACAGTGTTACTGGTATTGCTGCTGCTTTTTGGGCACACAGCCCAGTGGTCATCATCACGCCAGAAACAGGAACAACGGGCATTGGTTTAGGGGGTTTCCAAGAGTGTAACCAGCTGCCAATGTTCCAAGAGTTTGTAAAGTATCAGGGTCACGTTACTCATCCATCGCGTATGGCAGAATACACAGGTCGTTGTTTTGACCGTGCTATGTCAGAAATTGGACCCACTCAGCTGAATATCCCTCGTGACTACTTTTACGGTGAAATTGAAGCTGAAATCCCTAAGCCTGCACGTTTAGATCGTGGTCCTGGTGGAGCCAAGAGTCTGGATGAAGCCGCTGAGCTGTTAGCTAACGCCAAGTTCCCGGTTATTATTTCCGGTGGTGGTGTGGTAATGGCTGATGGCATGGAAGAATGTAAAGCATTAGCTGAGCGTTTGGGTGCTCCTGTAGTGAACAGCTACCAGCACAACGACTCCTTCCCTGCTAGCCACCCATTGTGGGCAGGCCCTTTAGGCTACCAGGGCTCGAAAGCAGGCATGAAATTGATGGCCAAGGCCGACGTAGTACTGGCGTTAGGTACCCGTCTTGGACCGTTTGGCACTTTGCCGCAGCACGGTATGGACTACTGGCCGAAGGATGCAAAAATCATCCAGATTGATGCCGATAATAAAATGCTTGGTCTGGTGAAGAAGATTGCAGTCGGTATTTGTGGTGATGCTAAAGATGCAGCGGTAGCCCTGACCGAGCGCCTGAATGAGCGTGAGTTGGTGTGTGATGCCACCCGTACAGAGCGTGCTGACCTTATCGCTAGCGAGAAAGCAGCGTGGGAGAAAGAACTGGACGAGTGGACGCACGAAACTGACGCATTCAGCCTTGATGCGATTGAAGAAGCGAAAGGCGAAACGCCGTTCTCTGGTGGTACTTACCTGCACCCGCGCCAAGTATTGCGCGAGCTGGAAAAAGCAATGCCAGAAAACGTGATGGTGTCTACCGACATCGGTAACATTAACGCGGTGGCTCACAGCTACCTACGTTTCGAAACGCCACGCAGCTTCTTTGCACCAATGAGCTTCGGTAACTGTGGTTACGCTTTCCCAACTATTATGGGAGCTAAAGTTGCCGCTCCTGAGCGTCCAGCGATTGCTTATACCGGTGACGGCGCTTGGGGTATGAGCTTGATGGAAACGATGACCGCAGTACGTCATGACATTCCAGTAACAGTCGTGGTATTCCACAACCGCCAATGGGGTGCAGAGAAGAAGAACCAGGTTGAGTTTTACAACCGTCGCTTTGTGGCCGGTGAATTGGACAACCAGAGCTTTGCTGAAATCGCACGCGCTATGGGTGCGGAAGGTATCACAGTCGACCGTTTAGAAGATGTGGGCCCGGCGCTGAAAAAAGCCGTCAGCATGCAGATGAACGAAGGTAAAACGACGGTTATCGAAGTGATGTGTACCCGTGAGCTGGGTGACCCCTTCCGCCGTGACGCACTGAAGAAGCCAGTGCGCCTGCTTGAGAAGTATCAAGACTACGTATAA
- a CDS encoding sulfite exporter TauE/SafE family protein — protein sequence MKLINFIIEAPWLFLIIAGFAGYFQTVTGFGLGMIVMGLAGGLGIAPVATVAAVISLMTLVNCVVALPGRLHHVHWPSVRATTLGIIPTIVVGVLLLDYLSDGAATVVQILLGLVILYAAAGLLLKANRQEQVASRASFVLFGGLSGFLGGLFGIAGPPLIYHYYRQPLELIRIRNTLILMFAVTSGLRTLFVVGRGEMNMDILTLTVWAFPVIAVATWIGRHWPPPFSVATMRRLVFIILMLIGVSLIVAGLFS from the coding sequence ATGAAATTGATAAACTTCATTATTGAGGCACCTTGGTTATTTCTAATCATTGCAGGCTTCGCCGGTTATTTTCAGACCGTGACCGGTTTTGGCTTAGGGATGATTGTGATGGGGCTGGCGGGTGGACTGGGCATAGCGCCAGTTGCGACGGTTGCCGCTGTGATTAGTCTGATGACGCTTGTCAACTGCGTGGTGGCGTTACCCGGACGTTTGCACCATGTACACTGGCCATCAGTGCGTGCCACAACCTTGGGTATCATACCCACCATCGTCGTCGGCGTGCTGCTGTTGGATTATTTGAGTGACGGTGCCGCTACCGTCGTACAAATTCTGCTGGGGTTGGTGATTTTATATGCTGCCGCTGGGCTACTGCTTAAAGCCAATCGTCAGGAACAGGTGGCGAGTCGCGCTAGCTTTGTCTTGTTTGGTGGCTTGTCGGGTTTCTTGGGGGGATTGTTTGGCATTGCGGGGCCGCCGCTTATCTATCACTACTATCGTCAGCCGCTAGAACTCATTCGTATTCGAAATACCCTGATACTGATGTTTGCCGTCACCTCGGGGTTACGTACCCTGTTTGTGGTGGGACGAGGGGAAATGAATATGGATATTCTCACGCTTACGGTTTGGGCATTCCCGGTGATAGCGGTGGCCACTTGGATTGGTCGGCATTGGCCGCCGCCATTCTCTGTAGCAACCATGCGCCGTTTGGTGTTTATAATACTGATGCTAATTGGTGTGTCACTGATCGTTGCCGGCTTATTTAGCTGA
- a CDS encoding IS630 family transposase (programmed frameshift) — translation MKNTDFVALAKAETNARKRMRLLALAHFQEGHSRTDIARFLKVNRNSVNRWVANFLLHGLAGLDSVRPSGCPTHLTTEQLSQLSDYIEQQSRDTSGGRLQGLDIQAYIEKEFGVSYQIANIYRLVHQLGFSWITSRSRHPKGDELAQELFKKFKLETILSIPGHVALSKVDVWFQDEARFGQQNTTTRLWAKRGSRPRAVQQQQFEYAYLFGAVCPATGATEALLSPVVNREMMKVHLALISARTEPGRHAVVIMDGAGWHTAECANAFPNLTMIKLPPYSPELNPIEQVWSWLRQHTLANRCFNDYNDIIDACTSAWQHFITDVERVKSLCHRSWINLT, via the exons ATCAAGAATACCGACTTTGTGGCGCTGGCCAAGGCAGAAACCAATGCTCGTAAACGTATGCGACTACTCGCATTAGCGCATTTCCAAGAAGGTCATTCCCGAACTGATATCGCGCGATTTCTCAAAGTTAATCGTAATAGTGTTAATCGATGGGTAGCCAATTTTCTACTTCATGGCTTAGCGGGACTCGACAGTGTTCGCCCTTCGGGCTGTCCAACTCACCTTACAACTGAACAACTATCTCAACTGAGTGACTATATCGAACAACAAAGTCGAGATACCAGTGGTGGGCGGTTACAAGGACTGGATATTCAAGCCTATATTGAGAAAGAATTTGGTGTGTCTTATCAGATAGCCAATATATATCGTCTGGTCCACCAACTCGGGTTTTCTTGGATAACCAGCCGTTCACGCCATCCTAAGGGGGATGAGTTAGCACAAGAACTTTTT AAAAAGTTCAAACTAGAGACCATTCTTAGCATTCCCGGCCACGTTGCACTCAGCAAAGTCGATGTTTGGTTTCAAGATGAAGCTCGATTTGGGCAGCAGAATACGACCACGCGTTTATGGGCTAAACGCGGCAGTCGACCAAGGGCCGTTCAGCAGCAACAATTTGAGTATGCGTATCTTTTTGGTGCTGTGTGTCCAGCAACGGGAGCGACAGAGGCGTTACTGAGCCCAGTCGTTAATCGAGAGATGATGAAAGTACATTTAGCGCTGATATCAGCCCGTACCGAGCCCGGTCGACATGCCGTGGTCATCATGGATGGCGCGGGGTGGCACACTGCTGAGTGCGCCAATGCGTTTCCCAATCTCACTATGATTAAGTTGCCCCCTTACTCTCCTGAACTGAATCCTATCGAACAAGTGTGGAGCTGGCTCCGGCAACATACACTGGCCAATCGTTGCTTTAATGATTACAACGACATTATTGATGCCTGCACATCAGCATGGCAGCACTTTATTACCGACGTAGAACGGGTGAAGTCGCTTTGTCATCGAAGCTGGATAAATCTGACTTAA